tcaaaattcttatttataaatgtaattacaaataataaaatatttaaaatagcaaattcaCTAATATGATGAACAATAAACGATATATTCGTCAATTCCAAAGTTTCTCCAAACTCATAcggttgttgttgttgttgttatgtcatattaatattatattggtattaacaaacattcaatttagaatacaaaaagaaaaagaaaggtaaactattgttataataatatgatttattaaatataaattttaaaaaaattaaaccattaacatacatattaaattataataaaacgaaatttttaaaaaggatTTGTAATCCCCTCATTTAGAAGTATTAGTGGCAAAGGATATAGTGGAATACAACTATTCTCCTAAAgcaagtaaaaagtaaaaaccaAAGAGATCCTTGGGTGGTTCCACTTCTACTTGTTGAATCATCTATGGAAACCATAATGAAGTGATGACCCCTTCACATGAAACAATCTCCGCTTCGCTGCCTTTATAAGGATACCCTTTGACTTCTCTTATGGGGCATGGACGCAAAACACCTTTTATAcccaaatcaatttttaaatgaaatgacaCAAATGTTGTTAGACCTTACATATTTAAGTGGGTTGAAAGAGGCTGAGTTATCCTAATTCTTGGATGATTACGCTCCACTGTCATGAGATTCAATTTTAACTATATCATAAAAAATCTTCAACTTAAGGCAGGGAAGGAAGGTTCAGAAAAGGACGAGGAAGGTGGACTACGGAGGAAAGGCCAAATAGCAAATCAGTGCATTTGATAGAGCCAGATATTATATTACAAACCCTTGGCAAAGTTAAAAGATTCGTCGTTTTGTGTTATTAACCGCTGTCAGCAATTCATTGAATTTGAAACTTGATGTCTTTAGGATTTCTGAACCTTTAATGATGATGCAACCACCACCACGTACGAAAATCCTTTTAAGGAGTGTGCTAAATTCAGAGTatgttgtttaaatatttaaatttaaaatcatacaCCAAAACATTTACTTATCGATAGCATGCTAAATACTTCAGTATTTACAACAAAGACACAATTCCATCCCCTGAAAATGTTACTTGCTTTTTCCCTTTGTCTCAACCATGATTTGTGTTGGTGGGTCTGGTGGTGGAATTCTAAATCACATTACAAAAATGGGGGGCAAACACAATCCgaattgattttggttttggattttagaagaaaaagatgGGGCTCAATGGCAATGATATTAAAAGTTTGTGTTTTCATGCCCATGATccacaagaaacaaaaattataagcaaaataatgaagaaagaaTTTGTATTTATGGAGACTACACCTCATGACTCAACAATTCTATTCCTAACATTCTCCATACTTCTTTTCTGGAGCGTACTCGACAAAAAACTAATTGGTATATACTTACCCTATAGCGTATCATCCAACACATTTTCTCTTACACAATGTAACTCTAAATCAACATGCTTTTTGTGAGCATTACAACTTGAGTTGGCAGACATAGCAATTGTACTCCTCTTATCACGCCAAATTTTTGGAGAATCAACCAATTCAACTCCAAGGACCTGACAACACCACTCAACCAACTCTGCAATACTCCTCTACTCTACCTTAGTGGTAGAATGAGAGGTTGTTACTCCATGACTACTAACATAATGTtgtcaaaatatatatagtgttcCGACGGTTGCAAATAAAAGCTATAAGTAATCAAAACTTATGTTGTTTGGTTATTAACCAAGAGTTATCACTATTAACAGTGATGAATTATGTctcttaatttcaaaagttatgATTATTCAAGTAAGcatctattaaataattatgtttattgttaaaaatgtaACTATCCATTTAAATAACTGTGCTTCTATGAACCAAGGGAGTATTTGATGCGATGcaatacataattttcatacatTGTAAGTGAACAACAACACGATATTTCAtcactaataaaataaaaaatagtaaagtatctataaataaatactaataattttatttagaaaaacgTGAAACTCAGGTATTGTCTGGGATGATGGGAAATAGCCACTTTTCTTAGAATTTAATCCGTTGGAAAGTGATTTCAACGTttgatatgttaaaatttatttactttccttGGAATCTAACTTTCTCTTTAGAGTTACTTTCTCATGAACATGGTGATGTGATTTTCATGATAAAATATGGGAAAGTTACTTGCCCATATAGATtggaaagttaaaaaatatatattagggCAAAATTAGCcctattttatattagtttagaGTGTTAGTctattaataaatgtaaaaagaagaagctaTTGCTTTCTTCATTTGTCCTACTAATTGATTTTCGTATTATTTCAACGGATTCTTCgtaagtattatatatttataatttttaaatttattttcgtaTTATTTCAACAGATTCTTCGTAagtattatatatacataatttttaaatttattcaaaaacaagttttataaatacattactTTATAAGtgcattttatatttacaaaatatatgtatgacaattttactttcaattaacattataaataaaaaatttaaaaatcaattaaattttattattaaatatttaatcaaattgttaatgttaattgatttttaattgattgttaTCATGTTTTACCATTTAGCGTAACTGTAACATCCCTTTTAATTAACTTTCTCGACAATCATATTCTATTAGAATCATGACATGGGAAAGCACTAAACGCTACCATAAtgtaaaccttaaatcataaACTCAACCCCAAAACTCAAAATCTGATATAAACTCTAAACATAAAACCTAAGAATAATATAGTAATCATAagtattattaattatgtttacctaaagttattagtatttatttataagtactctactattttttattttacctaattatGAGGTGTTGTGTTGTTATTTGCTCATGGCATATTAAACTCATGCACTAACGATGCACCAagtattataacaaataaatttttggtgcaATGATAAGGCACATTACACTCCTAAAAAGAGAACATGAGTTCAAACATTTGTTCGGAAGGGTAGCTACCAATAAACCGTCATGGAAGATAATATATATAGTGCAAACAAAATTATACAGAGGAGGGCCCAGAAAATTGTTGGGCTGGAATTGGGCTTGGGCATGGGTTAGGATAATTGTAGGAAGTGGATTGGGTTTAGTTTTGAGTAATTGTTTGGTTAATGTTGGTTTGCCCATCCCTACTTGGGCTGCTGGGCATATTGTACGTGCAGATTAGGGAttgcaaaggaaaaaaaacactCGGGAATCGATGGGTTTTGGGTCGATCTGACTTTAATTGGATcggattttttttcttgaaatcgAGTTTTGAAGTGGATTGGATTAATTTTAgggaattaattaatttaaaattttcttaaaattttatcactatCAACCTCATTTTACCACATTTATTCCCATTTTACAGTAATTTCTTTCccctctttttaatttatttttctaaatctCCCTcattttcattccttttttttttcttccataatgtaatatatattttctcaagcggtctttttaaattatatatagatattttaatttattaatcataatttcaaaaaaaaaaaaaaactcggaTGAAATTGGATCAGGGTCACCTATATGATTAATTTTCGGGTTGGAGTTCGGGTGGGTCAAAATCTTTTTTAGAGTCGGGTTGGGGTCGAAATATTACAGTAGAGTATCGGGTTGAGCAAAAATCTGTCCCGCCTCATTGCCATCACTGGTGCAGATGCAGCTGTTGGAATGAAGGAAGAGGTAGGCAGAAAAGGTATAAACaccattttcaattaaaaagaaTAGTTTTGGTGGTTCATGGTCTCAGGTTGTGTGGCTTGATGATTTGACTAGTTTTGGCATTATTTCTTCTGCAAAAGAGAAACGGAAACTATCTCTTATTTACGAGGCTTATGAAATTTGATAGTATATCAAGAACAGAACGTGAAGTTGAAGATGATGTTATGGAATTTTCACCccaaattatatcaatttcTTTTGTAGTTACTACTTGAAAGATGATAGCAAATATTCAGCCACAAggttttccatgttttgtaaagAATTACTTACCTCTCTCGGCAAATATATCGTTAATTAACTGGCGGAGTGGAAAATCTTGTGTCTCCAAAATATTAGGAGTGTTTTTCCTTAACTAGGTGTCATGATTTTGATCTTGAATCTCATATTGgcttatgaaaaaaatatatatgtgaagGGTTGGTAAATGGAGGCATTGGGatttagtaattgaattttagtcCTAGCTATACATtgtatatacttttataaaaatacaacatGGAATtcaataaactaaaacaaataatatctTTTCTcttattacaaatttaacccATGGACTTTAATAAATCtttcaaaatgttgattttggtatttaaactttaattccaTTTATCAATCTGATACTTCCCCTAATAGTGTTAAATATTGATATCATTTGACTGTCATGTAAAAAATTCAACCCTCAAAAGTCAAAGAGACTTCAAAACAACAATCAtaccaaattttatattaaagtgaaaaggatttttttttaaaaaaaacattaataataaaaaactccATCCCCACCTTCTCTGAACCACCACTGGGATTTAAATTATAAGCAGAAAAAAGAAGCCAAAGCCTACTGCTACAAAGACTGATCCCAGAATGTGATGGGCAAATCACCATTTGTGGGTTTCTACTTTTTAGTGATGGCATTTTATGCTACTTGGGCTTCAGCCCCTGTTTATCAAATTTAGGTCTAAGCTTACATCTTTTGGATATTAATAAACCTAAACTAACTTTGGTCTAAGCTAGAATCCAACTTTCacaaaactaatttttataaagaaattttaacatttaaactcTTActgttatataaaaaataataaaagtaaaccaaattcattttttaccttattattaactattttattatttattttacattaaataagtggtcaactattaaaaaaagcaacaaaatattcaaaaagttAATACTATGTTTGGATTAACAGGAAAGGAAATAAAAGGTTATGTATTATCTTGCTTGGGTTAAGTAGCTAGTACTACATTCTGGacgtattattttttatcatgtATGTAATTTCACATTATTTCCAATTGCTAGTACCTATTGTTCCCACATGCATCATAATTGGATGAAATGAGTCAGTATGTTTGGTGCTGGCACACTGATGGCCGACAcccctttatttaatttaaaaattattttttggggtGTGTGGTAATGGCCAAAGTCACCCAACAAAAGGGATGGGCATATTGCAACATTAACCCCTCCTtgttttcttatcttttttatttcccaaatttaattacatattttatattttaaaataacgtTGAACTACTTatcatgttttttaatttttattgcatcactcacattattattaaattaattttttataaaattagaacttactttaatgattttcttcttttataataattcaaataaacattgctaaattattgtttcttttattttaaaaatagtgagtaatatatttataaatttagaaacatttaaatagtatctaaaaaattaattttaaatagacttaaaattttaaatttagaaacgtgtaatatatttataaaaaaacttactttatagattaaattaatttataaatttaaaatttaaaatataaaaataacaggTAGAAATAACTCTatagattaaatttataaatatattactcGTTATTTACCTTATagattaaattaagttataaatttaaaacataaaatatagaaatatagaaataatgtctataaattttttgagtctgatgggtaaaataaccgaaagtTTAATGTTCCAATTTACTATTGGAACAGACCATATCAACTAAAACAACTagaattgatgtgaaattgagcacattaaattaaataattaaaattaaaaaaagtaaagtaagtttaaccattttattaaaataaatgatgaaaaaataggaggataaaaaacattttacattttaaaatttgattactCTTGGCTTTCTCTTAAGAatctatggaattcaaaataaacaagaatTAAACCTGAAACTGCTGGTATGCATCATTTTCGTCCCATGACAATGTTTACCTAATATTCTTTCCCATAAAATTCACATCTACATTGAAGTAGAAATTTCTAAGACAAAGAAATCATCAttcattaaattgaaatattactataaaattaaaacttaaaactctccgaatataaaaatagaaaatattttattgtaataacttaatctctttatattttattctttagattttttaatttaactaactaaactcaaattaattaactaagaatTCTTCagcaatatttaaattttcaagtaaatgaattcaaccaatataacaaaatatacaaatttattagATGAATTAGAACACAACCTGCacaatattaaaacattaaaacacaaaaccaAAGTAACATGTATACATGAATATCTTAAAATCTATACGCAGTGAATTATGTTgcaacaagtaaaataaaatttatgtaacacccccaaaTATATAAGGTTGGATGAAATAAATAACCAAGAAATGACTTAGTCTTGATGATTATGTAGTTAGTGCACTCTTTAGAGATCTTAGGTTTTTACTACATACCCTCAACAATCGAAGGTATTGTTACCATGTTAGGTTTTTGCCCGAATCTCCGTGAGGAGCTGTTGTACGGTTCATGGAGAGTGGTGCTTTAGTTGATTGAGATACAACTTATAAGAGCTCAAAGAAAAACCATTAGAATCGTTTACAATGATAATCATGGAGAATGCGTGTATAGGAGATTTGAACCATCAACTAAAGCATACATAGCCTTTACCCTACAATCATACCTTCGAAGACTTCTCTCATAAGAGTCGATGTCCCCCTACAACATTAAAGCTATAATGATTTTTGGGCAGACTAAATTGTGTGTGCGAAGAATGTATTTACAAATTATATGACATTGTAACTGTAATTATATGTACTTAGCTTCATTTgcgtaatttaaaaaaaaaactttgaaatagCAAGATTAtccaaattgtaaataagattGTGTAGTTTTTTgaatccaaaacaaaaacatgaataagaaaaaaaaaacatataaaacacaGATGACCAAATTGGAACAATTGTCAACTTTTATATTAGCGAAGAATCCTTCAAGATTAGCCACCAACCTCCTCTCTTTACACTTCTTTCTTATTCTTAGGACCAGAAATACCCGATGCCGCATTCTTTATTTGCTGAAAACACCGGGATTTTGGCCATTCCATTGCTTTCTTTCTGATTCAATCTTCAATAAGTTCCCAATATGGCTGGGAAATTAACTACAGgttcctctctttttcttgaTTCAATATGTTCTTCTTTCAATGCTCTGCCATTTTCTTACTCTGGGTTTAAGTTGGTTTTATGCACCCAAGATTATTTGTGTGAATCCCTTCACCTGTGATTGTTTGTTTTGTTGCTGTTGACAATTTTTGAAATCatacttcttttttctttcagctCCCAAACTTTGTGCTTTCTTTGTTATCAAGTACTTCTTTTTTTGGATTTGGTACAACACATCTTTAACGAGTAATCTTAAAAATTCTTGCTTTTGAGGTTAGGTTTCTTtcaattataaagatatatttGATCATGGTATTTTGATTACTGTCTAAAGTTTGtgatttcaatcaaaattaccCGAATTTTTCGTTTCTTGTTGCTTACATGTTGGCCAAATCACATGCTTTGTATGGTATACCGTGTACCGCAAGATCTTACACTAAAAGACATTACTTTTTCAATAAAGATGaagtgggaaatggattttatttttccttgttaATCCCAGTGGCATGTTTTTAATTAGCTGTTTAGAGAAATCATTGATTGAATTTGTTACTCAAAATGGATTGGGTAATTTAGTGCTTTCAAGGTGAACAAATTGGCCTAGGCCTAGGCCTAGGCCTAGGAGTTGTTAGAGAGAGTTACtctttttaagattttttttatttttggtttaaacaATGTCAGGAAATATCACTGGTATTGAGAAACTGCATATTGTTGGTGGAGCTGAAGATCGTACTGCTATTACAAACGGCAACGCTGCAAAGAATAAACCTCTAGTTGTTTGCTTCGGTGAATTGTTGATCGACTTTGTACCGACGGTTGGAGGGGTTTCTCTGGCTGAAGCACCTGCTTTCAAGAAGGCTCCTGGTGGTGCTCCTGCAAATGTGGCTGTTGGGGTATCACGATTAGGAGGATCATCCGCTTTCGTAGGAAAGGTAAATTCAAACATCACTGCAACAATTCTATGAAATAAACTTCATTTGAGAACTTTGGCTGAAGGATACATTCTCACAAATGATATTGTGATCATTGTGTAGCTCTAATCCTTCTTTCTTCTTGTTGCAAATTTgcttttttacttttgacatACTTCAAGTTCCAAATACTATTTCAATTCCATATCAGGTAGGTGATGATGAATTTGGCTACATGTTAGCTgacattttaaaacaaaacaatgtTGACAACTCTGGCATGCGATTTGATCGAACTGCAAGAACTGCGCTTGCATTTGTTACTCTCAAAGCTGATGGTGAACGTGAGTTCATGTTTTTCCGTCATCCAAGTGCTGATATGCGTCTTCATGAGTCGGAACTCAATACAAACCTCATTAAGCAGGTTTCTTTCTGGCTTTCTTCTTTGTTTCAAATAGTCGATGTGAAAGGGATTGGTTTTAGTAGGATTTGGAAATTTCTGACCTCCAAACAATATTGATTGCGTAGGCAAACATCTTTCACTATGGTTCTATTAGTTTGATCGAGGAACCATGCAAGTCAGCTCACTTGGCAGCAATGAACATTGCCAAGAAGTCTGGAAGCATGCTCTCTTATGATCCAAATTTAAGATTGCCACTATGGCCATCACCAGAGGCTGCTCGAAAAGGCATAATGAGTATATGGGATCAATCGGACATTATTAAGGTATGGTTTCTTTTTATCATGAGACTCATTTATGAAATGTCGTGCTACTGCATTCATTTGCTGCTAACCTAAGAAAATGCAGGTGAGCGAGGATGAAATTACATTCTTAACCGGAGGTGATGACCCTTATGATGATAACGTGGTGATGAAGAAGCTTTTTCATCCTAATCTTAAGCTTTTGGTTGTAACCGAGGGATCAGAGGGTTGTAGATATTACACCAAGGTATGATTATCTCTTCTTTGCTTTTCCTTGAAAGAAGATTGGATGTTATGGATTTCACTAATAATTCTCACAATCCAAGTGGACTTTTTGTGGACCTATAAAATCCTCTATGGAGCCAATGCCCTCAACTAAAGATTATCCGAGTTCTAATGATGCACTGATTAAATAAGTGATATCAACCTATATATCCTCTGCAGGCATTTAAGGGCAGGGTTCCTGGCATTAAAGTTAAACCTGTAGACACGACAGGTGCTGGCGATGCGTTTGTCAGTGGCTTATTGAATAGCCTAGCTTCTGATTCAAAGCTATTTCAGGTAGTTACAGTTGTTACATTGGTTAAGATACATCATTTACAGTATCTTCTTTCCTAATGGTTACTGATAAATTCCATAAAACTAAACTTACCCCTGGAACATTGTTAGTGCAATTTAAATGAACATGAAGAGTCGAAGTTCAGACtgtgaatttgtatttttaacaGGACGAGAAGCGGTTAAGAGATGCCTTACTTTTTGCAAATGTCTGTGGAGCCCTAACAGTAACGGAGAGAGGTGCAATACCGTCGCTGCCAACAAAAACAGCCGTGCTTGATGCTTTGAACAAACATTCTGCATCAAAGAAATGAAAGAGATCCTCCTAACTGGtatacttttgttttattatagcTTCCTTGCTGAGTTTCAGAGCATTACTTGCTTCTCGTACAACTACATAGAAGTTCCCCTTACACTGGTTGAGCCGGTTTCAGTGGTTTAAGCGTCATAGAgttttgatatatgaataaaacaAGCGATCCCATGTTAATCTCTAGAAAAGAAAAGGTGCTTCTCCGCGCTGCGGGATGTTCTTGTATGAGATAAACATATGAAATTAGCTGAAAACAGAGGTTTTAAAGTGGAATACACAAATTAACTTCTACCCTACTGTAAAAGTTTGGCTTTTCGTTTGGGTTTCAGCATTACAGTATATATTATATTCGCAATTTCCGTAAATACAGCACAATCGAGTATGTATTCATAATttggggattaaattaaaaagcagAAACTGGCATCTAATGGAAAATTGAACCGAATGACTTGATTGAAACTATATTCATAATTTgaggagtaaattaaaatgtttaaaaggtTAAGGACGAATTTAGGATTTAACTTTTTGATGTGTCCTTAACCTGCAAATCAGGTAAACATAGAAAACATAGTCATACCCGTAATTAATCCGTTTTTGTTCACAAACCATCATCATCTGTTCAAGATGATGCATTTCAACATCCTTGAGATGGAATGCCTATAGGGAGATCAATAAGAGAAAGGAAAGACAATTTTAGATGACTACGCCATTTATCTAACATGAATTTGATATAGGACTAGAAGATTATTCAATCTCTTTTAGTCAAgttaaatcaattcataactCACATAAATAGATCAAAGTCATAAAACAGTCGATTGACTGTAAATTGATTTGCAAAAGTAAACGAAATTCAAATGATAACATCGAAAGATATATAACATATTGTTCAGGGATTCACTCAAAATGAAGACATAGactttaaagagtttttttctccaatttcGACAAAAAACTCGTTTAGAATCATTATAACATGTATGGCTCGTTGCGAATTAGAGCTACATCGAATTATACATAGTCTTTGAAATTCAAgcaaatttctcaattttaagaTAGAAGCAAAGGAAAAACTATCTTGAAGGAAAGACAAGAAAAGAAGTATCACTTCCCCGATTCTCAATCAAGattaataattgtttttttattaaatcaagttCAAAGAATGTAGATGTAATTTCAAGACTAGCTCATTTGTTGCACTTCAAAATTTGTGTAC
The window above is part of the Gossypium raimondii isolate GPD5lz chromosome 9, ASM2569854v1, whole genome shotgun sequence genome. Proteins encoded here:
- the LOC105800106 gene encoding probable fructokinase-7, producing the protein MAGKLTTGNITGIEKLHIVGGAEDRTAITNGNAAKNKPLVVCFGELLIDFVPTVGGVSLAEAPAFKKAPGGAPANVAVGVSRLGGSSAFVGKVGDDEFGYMLADILKQNNVDNSGMRFDRTARTALAFVTLKADGEREFMFFRHPSADMRLHESELNTNLIKQANIFHYGSISLIEEPCKSAHLAAMNIAKKSGSMLSYDPNLRLPLWPSPEAARKGIMSIWDQSDIIKVSEDEITFLTGGDDPYDDNVVMKKLFHPNLKLLVVTEGSEGCRYYTKAFKGRVPGIKVKPVDTTGAGDAFVSGLLNSLASDSKLFQDEKRLRDALLFANVCGALTVTERGAIPSLPTKTAVLDALNKHSASKK